Proteins encoded in a region of the Mucilaginibacter sabulilitoris genome:
- a CDS encoding GlmU family protein: protein MAIILFDDNAHQTLLPLTYTRPVADLRIGILTIAEKWAKYLNQEFSFHTLDYLRVKFPAKIEADNLFINGAVCPDEDLLDAVNKLQTGQALKYNDQLLAVRLNQTNAGNFATEAEFSSVVEYSNPFVSIRYPEDVFRKNDIELRKDFQLLTKGRESGTISSTNTIIGEDFFAEEGAIADCSTFNTTNGPIYLAANTEIWEGTHIRGPFAICEHSQVKMGAKIYGATTVGPYSRVGGEMNNAVIWGYSSKGHEGYLGNSVLGEWCNIGADSNNSNLKNNYADVKLWDYSTQHFRNTGLQFCGLIMADHAKCGINTMFNTGTVVGVSANIFGSGFPRHFVPDFAWGGAQGFEVYLINKMFETARKVFDRREHRVFDETEQNILKKIFELTEEYRRF from the coding sequence ATGGCTATTATCCTTTTTGACGATAACGCACACCAAACACTGCTACCCCTTACTTATACACGCCCCGTGGCCGATTTACGTATAGGTATACTTACCATAGCCGAAAAGTGGGCAAAATATTTAAACCAGGAATTTTCTTTTCATACGCTTGATTATTTACGGGTTAAGTTTCCTGCTAAAATTGAAGCCGATAATTTGTTTATCAACGGAGCTGTTTGTCCGGATGAAGATTTATTGGATGCTGTTAATAAGCTGCAAACCGGTCAGGCCCTCAAGTACAATGATCAGCTGCTGGCAGTAAGACTAAACCAAACTAATGCAGGCAATTTTGCAACAGAAGCTGAGTTTAGCAGTGTTGTTGAATATTCCAATCCGTTTGTTTCTATCCGTTACCCTGAAGATGTTTTCAGGAAGAATGATATAGAGTTACGGAAAGATTTTCAGCTGCTTACCAAAGGCCGTGAAAGCGGCACTATAAGTTCAACCAATACTATTATTGGCGAAGATTTTTTTGCCGAAGAAGGAGCTATAGCCGATTGTTCAACATTTAACACCACCAACGGCCCTATTTATTTAGCGGCCAATACTGAGATTTGGGAAGGTACGCACATTCGCGGGCCATTTGCCATTTGCGAACATTCTCAGGTTAAAATGGGGGCTAAAATATATGGTGCCACTACAGTTGGGCCATATTCGCGCGTGGGCGGCGAAATGAATAACGCCGTGATCTGGGGCTATTCATCCAAAGGGCACGAAGGTTACCTGGGTAACTCTGTATTAGGTGAATGGTGCAACATAGGTGCCGACTCCAATAACTCCAACCTTAAAAATAATTATGCGGATGTTAAACTCTGGGATTACAGTACGCAACATTTTCGTAATACGGGTTTGCAGTTTTGCGGTCTTATCATGGCCGATCATGCTAAATGTGGTATTAATACCATGTTTAATACCGGTACAGTGGTAGGGGTAAGCGCCAATATTTTCGGATCTGGCTTTCCGCGCCATTTTGTACCTGATTTTGCATGGGGAGGAGCACAAGGTTTTGAAGTATATCTCATTAATAAAATGTTTGAAACCGCCCGGAAAGTTTTTGACCGTCGCGAACACAGGGTGTTTGACGAAACCGAACAAAATATACTAAAAAAAATATTTGAGTTAACCGAGGAGTACAGGCGGTTTTAA
- a CDS encoding type B 50S ribosomal protein L31 has product MKKDLHPSNYRLVVFKDMSNDYSFITKSCIDTRESVKWEDGNEYPLVKLEISHTSHPFYTGKMKLVDTAGRIDKFRTRYNKK; this is encoded by the coding sequence ATGAAAAAAGATCTGCATCCATCAAACTATAGATTAGTTGTTTTTAAAGACATGTCTAACGACTACTCTTTCATAACTAAATCTTGCATCGATACCCGTGAATCCGTAAAATGGGAAGACGGTAACGAGTATCCATTAGTGAAATTAGAAATTTCTCATACTTCTCACCCTTTCTATACCGGTAAAATGAAACTGGTTGACACTGCAGGACGTATCGATAAATTCCGTACACGTTACAACAAAAAATAA
- the mce gene encoding methylmalonyl-CoA epimerase, with translation MNKVEHIGIAVSDIKIAGDIYEKLLNTTVYKTERVEQEGVETAFLQTGPNKIELLQATHEDSAIAKFIAKKGEGIHHIAFDVDDIEAEMQRLKQEGFVLLSDKPKLGADNKLVCFVHPKSANGVLVELCQSVDNR, from the coding sequence ATGAATAAAGTTGAGCATATTGGCATAGCGGTAAGTGATATTAAAATTGCAGGCGATATATATGAAAAGTTATTAAACACCACCGTTTATAAGACCGAACGTGTGGAGCAGGAGGGGGTGGAGACAGCCTTTTTACAAACCGGGCCCAACAAAATTGAATTGCTGCAGGCTACTCATGAAGATAGTGCCATAGCCAAATTTATAGCAAAAAAAGGTGAAGGCATACACCATATAGCTTTTGATGTGGATGATATTGAAGCCGAAATGCAGCGTTTAAAGCAAGAGGGCTTTGTGCTGCTGAGCGATAAGCCAAAGCTGGGTGCCGATAATAAACTGGTATGTTTTGTGCACCCTAAAAGCGCTAACGGGGTGTTGGTTGAACTGTGCCAGAGTGTTGATAACCGCTGA
- a CDS encoding IscS subfamily cysteine desulfurase, with the protein MNIPIYLDNNATTPMDPRVLEAMLPYFNEKFGNAASRNHPFGWVAEEGVDYAREQVAKLIGASDKEIIFTSGATESDNLAIKGVFEMYKDKGNHIITTVTEHKAVLDACKHVEKLGGRVTYLPVKEDGLIDLAELEKNMTSETILVSIMYGNNEIGVVQPIKEIAAIAHKHGALFMTDATQAVGKIPVDVNADGIDLLALSAHKIYGPKGVGALYVRRKGPRVKVTAQMDGGGHERGMRSGTLNVPGIVGLGKACELCGLEMESEAKRLSALRDKLQASLTQLEESYVNGNVEHRLPHVANISFKYVEGEGLMMAMKDLAVSSGSACTSASLEPSYVLKSLGLSDDLAHSSIRFGLGRFTTEEEVDYAIEVTKKAVTHLRELSPLWEMFKEGIDLNSIEWAEH; encoded by the coding sequence ATGAATATCCCAATTTATTTAGATAATAATGCAACAACCCCGATGGATCCACGGGTTTTGGAAGCTATGTTACCTTATTTTAACGAAAAATTTGGTAATGCTGCCAGTCGTAACCATCCTTTTGGATGGGTGGCCGAAGAGGGTGTTGATTATGCACGTGAGCAAGTGGCCAAATTAATTGGCGCTTCTGATAAGGAGATCATTTTTACTTCGGGCGCTACCGAGTCAGATAACCTTGCCATTAAAGGTGTATTTGAAATGTATAAAGATAAAGGCAATCACATTATCACTACCGTTACAGAGCATAAAGCCGTGCTTGACGCTTGTAAACACGTGGAGAAATTGGGAGGAAGGGTTACTTATCTGCCGGTTAAAGAAGATGGCCTGATAGACCTTGCAGAGTTAGAAAAAAATATGACCTCGGAAACCATTCTGGTGTCTATCATGTATGGCAATAATGAAATTGGCGTAGTACAACCCATCAAAGAAATTGCGGCTATAGCGCACAAACATGGTGCGTTGTTCATGACAGATGCAACACAGGCGGTTGGTAAAATTCCGGTTGATGTTAATGCTGATGGTATTGACCTGCTGGCATTATCGGCACATAAAATATACGGACCTAAAGGCGTTGGCGCTTTATACGTACGCCGTAAAGGCCCACGTGTTAAAGTTACTGCCCAGATGGATGGCGGTGGTCACGAACGCGGTATGCGTTCTGGCACTTTAAACGTACCGGGTATTGTTGGCTTGGGTAAAGCCTGCGAACTTTGCGGTTTAGAAATGGAAAGCGAAGCAAAACGTCTTTCAGCTTTACGTGATAAACTACAGGCATCTTTAACCCAACTGGAAGAAAGCTATGTAAACGGTAACGTTGAACACCGTTTGCCACATGTAGCCAACATATCTTTCAAATATGTTGAAGGTGAAGGCTTAATGATGGCCATGAAAGATTTGGCTGTATCATCAGGTTCAGCATGTACTTCTGCCTCATTGGAGCCGTCATACGTGCTGAAAAGCCTGGGCTTGTCAGACGATCTGGCACATTCATCTATCCGTTTTGGATTAGGCAGGTTTACTACCGAAGAAGAGGTTGATTACGCTATTGAAGTAACCAAAAAAGCGGTTACCCACCTGCGCGAACTATCACCACTTTGGGAAATGTTTAAAGAGGGCATCGACCTTAACTCAATTGAGTGGGCAGAACATTAA
- the iscU gene encoding Fe-S cluster assembly scaffold IscU: MAYSDKVIDHYTNPRNVGTLDKSSHKVGTGLVGAPECGDVMRLQIQVDDNNVITDAKFKTFGCGSAIASSSLATEWLKGKSIDDAMKIDNMDIVEELALPPVKIHCSVLAEDAIKAAINDFRVKNGLAPIESEKVHH; encoded by the coding sequence ATGGCATATTCAGATAAAGTAATCGATCACTATACTAACCCCCGCAACGTGGGCACTTTGGATAAAAGCAGCCACAAAGTTGGTACCGGCTTAGTTGGTGCGCCTGAGTGTGGCGACGTTATGCGCCTGCAAATTCAGGTTGATGATAACAATGTTATCACCGATGCAAAATTTAAAACTTTCGGATGCGGTTCAGCAATCGCTTCTTCATCATTAGCTACAGAGTGGTTAAAAGGCAAAAGTATTGACGATGCCATGAAAATTGACAACATGGACATTGTTGAAGAACTTGCACTGCCACCGGTAAAAATTCACTGCTCAGTATTAGCAGAAGACGCTATTAAAGCAGCTATTAATGATTTCCGCGTAAAAAATGGCTTAGCGCCAATTGAAAGCGAAAAAGTACATCATTAA
- a CDS encoding HesB/IscA family protein: MVTVTDKAKSKIEHLMQDSALDASYFLRVSVQGGGCSGLSYNLDFDNEEKKGDQFFEDKGIRFALDMKSFLYLAGTELDFTDGLNGKGFAFNNPNASRTCGCGESFSV; the protein is encoded by the coding sequence ATGGTAACTGTAACTGATAAAGCAAAAAGTAAAATAGAACACCTCATGCAGGATTCAGCACTTGATGCGTCTTATTTTCTGCGTGTTTCTGTTCAGGGAGGTGGTTGCTCTGGTTTATCATACAATCTTGATTTTGATAACGAGGAAAAAAAAGGCGACCAGTTTTTTGAAGATAAAGGCATCCGCTTTGCGCTTGACATGAAATCGTTCCTGTACCTTGCCGGTACCGAGCTTGATTTTACCGACGGCCTTAACGGCAAGGGCTTTGCTTTTAATAACCCTAACGCAAGCCGTACCTGCGGCTGCGGCGAGAGCTTCTCTGTATAA
- a CDS encoding nuclear transport factor 2 family protein: MKIVNLLAWGFCCAYVRVYPAVKANTIMDTTSNKQRVLSFYKLIVGQRKAELIPEFVREDYIQHNPTVKQGRAGVTEMINYLKTLPAPLAGAKSPIIRAIQEGDFVVTHLDIRFMGKRMVVIDLFKLKDGMLAEHWDAIQEIPDQTGLSVTATNGINEINESATTVDSKHVVEGFYNAVFNKQPAAGFIHHDYIEHDFGVIKSGKSLSNYLSDDPARDTKLYRIIGEGDFVAVQSSFKRAEKLFALYEIYRIADGKIIEHWSVEQVAPDGVESMF; this comes from the coding sequence ATGAAAATTGTAAACCTATTGGCATGGGGGTTTTGCTGCGCTTATGTACGCGTATACCCGGCCGTTAAAGCAAATACTATTATGGATACCACATCAAATAAACAAAGAGTATTGTCGTTTTATAAACTGATTGTTGGCCAGCGCAAGGCCGAGCTTATACCGGAGTTTGTGCGCGAAGATTATATTCAGCATAACCCAACTGTAAAACAGGGTAGGGCGGGCGTTACTGAAATGATCAATTATTTAAAAACACTGCCGGCTCCGCTTGCTGGGGCAAAATCTCCCATCATCAGGGCTATTCAGGAAGGCGATTTCGTGGTTACCCATCTGGATATCCGGTTTATGGGTAAACGCATGGTGGTTATTGATCTTTTTAAACTAAAAGATGGTATGCTGGCCGAACACTGGGACGCGATACAGGAAATACCCGATCAAACGGGCTTATCTGTTACCGCTACCAATGGCATTAATGAAATTAACGAAAGTGCAACAACAGTCGATAGTAAGCATGTAGTTGAGGGTTTCTACAACGCTGTTTTCAATAAGCAACCAGCTGCCGGTTTTATTCATCATGATTATATTGAACATGACTTCGGGGTAATTAAGAGTGGTAAAAGCCTGAGTAATTATTTAAGCGATGACCCGGCCCGCGATACTAAGTTATACCGCATTATTGGCGAAGGTGATTTTGTCGCTGTACAATCGTCCTTTAAACGTGCTGAGAAGTTGTTCGCGCTTTATGAAATATATCGCATTGCTGATGGTAAGATAATCGAGCATTGGAGTGTTGAGCAGGTAGCTCCGGATGGGGTAGAGAGTATGTTTTAA
- a CDS encoding ATP-dependent DNA helicase, which yields MTETDHIRKAFPHQPTGQQLELFDRLHEFLISDDGDECFILKGYAGTGKTTVLGALVKALRQYKYKAVLLAPTGRAAKVITNYSGRKAFTIHKRIYRKKSALTIDEGFSIADNLASDTLFIVDEASMISDEPNGSNRASLLYDLLKYVYNTKNCKLVLVGDTAQLPPVGSENSPALDEKIMKDKFGVTIFSYELTDVLRQGKNSGILYNATRIRDIIRKTEITTPKITTKGYKDVFRMTGERLSEGLEYAYRKYGYDRTLIICRSNKNANQYNGQIRNRILYREEELTGGDQIMVVKNNYFWLQDQDESSTGFIANGDIARIKKVRRIEDMYGFRFADVQIEFIDYAEDPVLDCKVLLDTLYADSPALLQADQKRFYLEVMKDYEHLANKRAMHNELKLNPYYNALQIKFAYAITCHKAQGGQWDAVFVDQGYVTEEMINMDFLRWFYTACTRATTELFLVNFDNRFYVTPAEE from the coding sequence GTGACTGAAACCGATCATATACGAAAAGCTTTTCCGCATCAGCCAACTGGCCAGCAACTGGAGTTGTTTGATCGCCTGCACGAGTTTTTAATCAGCGACGATGGCGACGAGTGTTTTATATTAAAAGGCTATGCCGGTACAGGTAAAACCACTGTATTGGGTGCTTTGGTAAAGGCTTTGCGCCAATATAAATATAAGGCTGTTTTGCTGGCGCCTACGGGGCGGGCTGCTAAAGTGATCACCAACTATTCTGGCCGGAAGGCTTTTACCATACATAAGCGCATTTACCGCAAAAAATCGGCCTTAACTATTGATGAGGGTTTCTCCATTGCCGATAACCTGGCCAGCGATACTTTGTTTATCGTTGACGAAGCCTCTATGATATCTGACGAGCCTAATGGCAGCAATCGGGCATCGCTGCTGTACGACCTTTTGAAATACGTATATAACACTAAAAATTGTAAGCTGGTATTAGTGGGTGACACCGCCCAATTGCCGCCTGTGGGCTCTGAGAACAGCCCTGCCCTAGATGAGAAAATCATGAAGGATAAATTTGGGGTAACCATATTTAGCTATGAACTTACCGATGTGCTGCGGCAGGGAAAAAATTCTGGGATATTATATAATGCCACCCGTATCAGGGACATTATCCGTAAAACGGAAATAACTACTCCGAAAATAACTACCAAAGGTTATAAGGATGTTTTCAGGATGACAGGTGAACGGCTTTCTGAAGGGTTGGAGTATGCTTATCGGAAATATGGGTACGACCGTACGCTCATTATTTGCCGCTCTAACAAAAATGCTAACCAATATAACGGTCAGATCAGGAACAGGATTTTATATCGCGAGGAAGAACTTACCGGCGGCGACCAGATCATGGTGGTTAAAAACAACTATTTCTGGTTACAGGATCAGGATGAGAGCAGCACCGGCTTTATTGCCAATGGCGATATAGCCCGCATTAAAAAGGTACGCCGCATAGAGGATATGTATGGGTTTCGCTTTGCCGACGTACAGATTGAGTTTATTGACTATGCCGAAGATCCGGTGCTTGATTGTAAGGTATTGCTTGATACGCTATATGCCGATTCGCCTGCCCTTTTACAGGCCGATCAGAAGCGTTTTTACCTGGAGGTGATGAAAGATTATGAGCATTTGGCCAATAAGCGTGCTATGCATAACGAATTAAAGCTCAATCCATACTATAATGCGCTGCAAATAAAATTTGCCTACGCCATTACCTGTCACAAAGCCCAGGGCGGGCAATGGGATGCCGTATTTGTTGACCAGGGCTATGTTACCGAAGAAATGATCAATATGGATTTTCTGCGCTGGTTTTATACCGCCTGTACCCGCGCTACTACCGAGCTGTTTTTGGTAAATTTCGACAACCGATTTTATGTAACCCCTGCAGAGGAATAG
- a CDS encoding DUF3822 family protein, with protein sequence MSEYNYNYHDDNFSLDEAHGYTLLIQIEKTSFSYAITDQDKLVACADMHPLDELINPQELLDLLSANYKNVVIGLPANGFTLVPQALFNHERVTDFARFLDVKAGEKISAQILDSDNTIVYKTDEGVVNAAEEFGLRNTVFASKGWITAIAQNNPADTDLFLHINNGIAEFTAFKTGKLRFYNRFEFQNNEELTYFTALVTQELNLQPADISVYLSGDIDADGESIARLAEFFGKVELNNLQVVQMPREINSHKVLSLAALFLCVSSEAV encoded by the coding sequence ATGAGCGAATACAATTATAACTACCATGATGATAACTTTAGCCTTGATGAGGCTCATGGTTATACTTTACTGATTCAAATAGAAAAAACATCGTTTTCATATGCGATAACCGATCAGGATAAGCTGGTGGCCTGTGCAGATATGCATCCGCTTGATGAATTAATTAACCCACAAGAACTGCTCGATCTTTTATCCGCCAATTACAAAAATGTGGTTATCGGTTTGCCGGCAAACGGCTTTACACTGGTACCCCAAGCCCTTTTTAATCACGAACGAGTAACCGATTTTGCCCGTTTTCTTGATGTAAAAGCAGGCGAAAAAATATCTGCCCAAATATTGGACAGCGATAATACCATTGTTTACAAAACTGATGAGGGCGTTGTAAATGCTGCCGAAGAGTTTGGACTGCGCAATACAGTATTTGCATCAAAAGGATGGATAACGGCTATCGCTCAAAATAACCCTGCCGATACAGATCTTTTTCTCCATATTAATAATGGGATTGCCGAGTTTACCGCTTTTAAAACCGGTAAATTACGCTTTTACAATAGGTTTGAATTTCAGAACAATGAGGAACTGACGTATTTTACAGCGTTGGTAACCCAGGAGCTTAACCTACAACCCGCAGATATCAGTGTTTATTTAAGCGGCGATATAGATGCTGACGGTGAAAGCATTGCGCGCCTGGCCGAGTTTTTTGGCAAGGTGGAGCTGAATAACCTGCAGGTTGTACAGATGCCGCGGGAAATAAATTCACACAAAGTATTGTCACTTGCCGCTCTATTTCTATGCGTATCATCGGAGGCAGTTTAA
- the rsmD gene encoding 16S rRNA (guanine(966)-N(2))-methyltransferase RsmD translates to MRIIGGSLKGLRLNPPKNLPVRPTTDLAKEALFNILQNQIEFEGIKVLDLFSGTGNISMEFASRGAAQVISVDRSIHCVNYLKDASRQHKLEQIKVYKEDVFKYLQMETEQYDLIFADPPYDLNKIPEISKIVFERNILKPGALLVVEHQSMQNLSNHPAFVEQRKYGHSSFSFFRADE, encoded by the coding sequence ATGCGTATCATCGGAGGCAGTTTAAAGGGGCTTAGGCTCAATCCACCCAAAAACCTTCCGGTACGCCCCACAACTGATCTGGCAAAGGAGGCTCTTTTCAATATATTGCAAAATCAGATAGAATTTGAAGGTATTAAGGTGCTCGACCTGTTTAGCGGTACCGGCAATATATCTATGGAATTTGCATCAAGAGGCGCCGCACAGGTAATTTCTGTCGACCGTAGCATCCATTGTGTAAATTATTTAAAAGACGCTTCGCGACAGCATAAACTGGAGCAGATAAAGGTTTATAAGGAAGATGTTTTTAAATATCTGCAAATGGAAACCGAGCAATATGATCTCATATTTGCCGATCCGCCTTATGACCTCAACAAGATTCCCGAAATATCCAAAATAGTTTTTGAACGGAATATCCTAAAACCTGGCGCGTTACTGGTTGTGGAACACCAGTCTATGCAAAATTTGAGCAATCACCCGGCTTTTGTGGAGCAGCGTAAATATGGACATTCTTCCTTCTCATTTTTTCGGGCAGACGAGTAA
- the nudK gene encoding GDP-mannose pyrophosphatase NudK has product MANDKVKDLKTEILSNNWYTLKKVTFDLQQADGSWKNMSREAYDRGNGAVILLYNKASQNVILTRQFRLPTYINGNPDGYLIECCAGLLDENNPEDCIRKETEEETGYKVTDVKKIFEAYMSPGSVTEILYFFVAEYAKDMKISDGGGLPEETEHIEVLELPFTEAYDMIGTGEIKDAKTIMLLQYAQLNNLLS; this is encoded by the coding sequence ATGGCAAACGATAAAGTAAAAGATCTTAAAACCGAAATCCTCTCGAACAATTGGTACACCCTCAAGAAAGTTACTTTTGACTTGCAACAAGCCGATGGGTCATGGAAAAACATGTCGCGCGAGGCTTATGACCGGGGCAATGGGGCGGTTATCCTGTTGTACAACAAAGCCAGTCAAAATGTGATACTCACCCGTCAGTTCAGGCTACCAACCTATATTAACGGCAACCCAGATGGTTATTTGATTGAATGCTGTGCCGGGCTGCTGGATGAAAACAACCCGGAAGACTGCATCCGAAAAGAAACTGAGGAAGAAACCGGCTATAAGGTTACCGATGTTAAAAAAATATTCGAGGCCTACATGTCACCGGGGTCCGTTACCGAAATCTTATACTTTTTCGTGGCCGAATATGCCAAAGACATGAAAATCAGCGATGGCGGCGGCCTGCCAGAGGAAACTGAACATATTGAAGTACTGGAGCTTCCGTTTACCGAAGCGTACGATATGATTGGTACCGGTGAGATAAAAGATGCTAAAACTATAATGCTGCTGCAATATGCTCAGCTAAACAATTTATTGAGTTAA
- the coaD gene encoding pantetheine-phosphate adenylyltransferase, whose translation MKIALFPGSFDPVTKAHVDIVKRSVGLFDKVYIGIGANSSKQGLLSIETREQMLRAVFKHDERIHIVAYEGLTVNFCKSIGATYMIRGIRTVSDFEYEKAIAQMNHALVPDIESIFIVSKPGYSSISSTIVREIMRHNGDVAQFIPNEALIYL comes from the coding sequence ATGAAAATCGCTCTTTTCCCCGGCTCTTTTGATCCAGTTACCAAAGCTCATGTTGATATTGTAAAACGGTCTGTGGGTTTGTTTGACAAGGTTTATATTGGCATAGGCGCCAACAGCAGCAAACAAGGGCTCCTGAGCATCGAAACCCGCGAACAAATGCTTAGGGCGGTATTTAAACATGACGAGCGCATACACATAGTAGCTTATGAGGGCCTTACCGTAAACTTTTGCAAAAGCATTGGCGCTACTTACATGATCAGAGGGATACGTACCGTGTCTGACTTTGAATATGAAAAGGCGATAGCCCAGATGAACCACGCACTGGTACCTGATATTGAAAGCATTTTTATAGTAAGCAAACCAGGCTATTCATCCATAAGCTCAACCATAGTACGCGAAATTATGCGGCACAACGGCGATGTTGCCCAGTTTATTCCTAATGAGGCATTAATTTATTTGTAG
- a CDS encoding NUDIX hydrolase, with the protein MAQKYRIYINEKVILITESEPAKAEKYEKLDAETFDLRIIYTWILANQNKLFYIQCGDAKAFLKSVIKNITLIEAAGGLVMNPAGNYLFIYRNDKWDLPKGKIEKDEKVKEAAVREVEEECGIKVSKLKDKICKTYHVYINRGEVVLKKTHWFNMESKGKEKLKPQKEEGITDVRWFEKEHIEPIIDNTFPSILDVLHKEKLATNKLMPH; encoded by the coding sequence ATGGCTCAAAAATACAGAATTTATATTAACGAAAAGGTTATCCTGATAACAGAATCCGAACCTGCCAAGGCTGAAAAGTATGAAAAGCTTGACGCAGAGACGTTTGATTTGCGAATTATTTACACCTGGATACTGGCAAATCAAAATAAACTGTTCTACATACAGTGCGGTGACGCTAAAGCATTTTTAAAATCTGTTATAAAAAATATAACGCTTATTGAGGCTGCCGGCGGGCTTGTAATGAACCCTGCAGGCAATTATTTATTTATTTACCGCAATGATAAATGGGACCTGCCTAAAGGGAAAATTGAGAAAGATGAAAAAGTGAAAGAAGCTGCTGTGCGCGAGGTAGAGGAGGAGTGCGGCATTAAAGTAAGCAAGCTAAAAGACAAAATATGCAAAACCTACCACGTATATATCAATCGTGGCGAAGTGGTGCTCAAAAAAACGCACTGGTTTAACATGGAGAGCAAGGGCAAAGAGAAATTAAAACCCCAGAAAGAAGAAGGTATTACCGATGTACGCTGGTTTGAAAAAGAGCATATCGAGCCAATTATCGATAATACATTCCCATCTATTTTAGATGTGTTGCATAAAGAAAAACTGGCTACAAATAAATTAATGCCTCATTAG
- the pyrE gene encoding orotate phosphoribosyltransferase, with translation MFNNNEIEQQVAEFLLQIKAIKLQPNNPFTWASGWKSPIYCDNRVTLSHPSIRTYIRQQLTAVIQEKFGSVGCIAGVATAGIPQGALVAQDLGLPFIYVRSKPKDHGTGSLIEGDITTTTGKRVVVIEDLISTGKSSLQAVEDLRAAGYEVAGLAAIFSYGFDIATENFKQANCPFVTLSNYNALIKYAEEHQYIADKDVAVLKQWRENPSAWGQIASS, from the coding sequence ATGTTCAATAATAATGAGATCGAGCAGCAAGTAGCTGAATTCCTGCTGCAAATTAAAGCAATTAAATTACAACCTAACAATCCTTTTACATGGGCGTCGGGATGGAAATCGCCAATTTATTGCGATAACCGTGTTACACTATCTCATCCGTCTATCCGTACCTACATCAGGCAGCAATTAACGGCCGTTATACAAGAAAAATTTGGCAGTGTAGGCTGCATAGCCGGTGTGGCTACAGCAGGCATTCCGCAAGGGGCACTGGTAGCGCAGGACCTTGGCCTGCCTTTTATTTACGTACGTTCAAAACCAAAAGATCACGGAACCGGGAGTTTAATTGAAGGTGATATAACAACTACCACAGGAAAAAGAGTTGTGGTTATTGAAGACCTTATATCAACCGGAAAAAGCAGCCTCCAGGCCGTTGAGGATTTGAGAGCGGCAGGTTATGAAGTAGCTGGCCTTGCCGCCATATTTAGCTATGGCTTTGACATTGCCACCGAAAACTTTAAGCAAGCAAATTGCCCGTTTGTCACCTTATCAAACTATAATGCGTTAATTAAATACGCCGAAGAACATCAATATATAGCCGATAAAGACGTGGCTGTTTTAAAACAATGGCGTGAAAACCCATCAGCATGGGGACAAATAGCATCCAGTTAA
- a CDS encoding SRPBCC family protein, producing MTTFTSNISINKPINEVYNFLADFNNHQKLMPENIQEWESTADEANFSIQNMAKLSLKVESRIPDEEIRIIPAAKPPFDLEIKWSLSSDNDHTNVLLTINADLSMMMKMLASGPLQKLADYETQSLSEILN from the coding sequence ATGACCACCTTTACAAGTAATATCAGCATCAATAAACCCATAAATGAAGTTTATAATTTCTTGGCCGATTTTAATAATCACCAGAAACTGATGCCAGAAAATATACAGGAGTGGGAATCAACAGCCGACGAGGCTAATTTTAGTATTCAAAATATGGCTAAACTATCTTTGAAGGTAGAAAGCCGTATTCCGGATGAAGAAATAAGAATCATACCGGCAGCCAAACCGCCGTTTGACCTGGAAATAAAATGGTCGTTATCTTCTGATAACGACCATACCAATGTTCTCTTAACTATTAATGCAGATCTGAGCATGATGATGAAAATGCTCGCCTCGGGGCCCCTGCAAAAACTGGCCGATTATGAAACGCAAAGTTTAAGTGAGATATTAAACTAA